In the Chryseobacterium sp. MYb264 genome, one interval contains:
- a CDS encoding RtcB family protein has protein sequence MGTQGDGNHFLFVGISKNTGNTMLVTHHGSRAPGAALYDKGMKVANKFRIENSPETLRENAWIPYESIEGKSYWEALQLIRTWTKENHTSIHDATLNKLGIEKEDRYWNEHNFVFKDGDLFYHAKGATPLDDKFMPDITGPRLIPLNMSEPVLIVQGKTNERNLGFAPHGAGRNFSRSQHKKSLAHKTIDEVFEEETKGLDIRFFSNEIDISELPTAYKSAKNVRAQIEEYGLCEVLDEVMPYGCIMAGDVQKNAPWKRKKKFRKA, from the coding sequence ATGGGTACGCAGGGTGACGGAAACCATTTCCTGTTTGTCGGAATTTCTAAAAATACCGGAAATACAATGTTGGTGACGCATCACGGTTCAAGAGCGCCCGGAGCTGCTTTGTATGATAAAGGAATGAAGGTTGCGAATAAATTCAGAATAGAAAATTCTCCTGAAACATTGAGAGAAAATGCCTGGATTCCCTACGAATCTATAGAAGGAAAATCGTATTGGGAAGCGCTTCAGTTGATCAGAACATGGACGAAAGAAAACCATACCTCTATTCACGATGCTACTTTAAACAAATTAGGAATCGAGAAAGAAGATCGATATTGGAACGAACATAATTTCGTTTTCAAGGATGGAGATTTGTTTTACCACGCCAAAGGGGCAACGCCTCTGGATGATAAATTTATGCCGGATATTACGGGACCGAGATTGATTCCGTTGAATATGTCAGAACCCGTTTTGATCGTTCAGGGAAAAACAAATGAAAGAAACCTTGGTTTTGCGCCACACGGAGCGGGAAGAAATTTCAGCAGAAGTCAGCATAAAAAATCATTGGCTCATAAAACAATTGATGAAGTTTTTGAAGAAGAAACCAAAGGATTAGATATCCGTTTCTTCTCCAATGAAATTGATATTTCGGAACTTCCGACCGCTTATAAAAGTGCTAAAAATGTAAGAGCACAAATTGAAGAATACGGACTTTGCGAAGTTTTGGATGAAGTGATGCCTTACGGATGTATTATGGCGGGAGATGTGCAGAAAAATGCGCCTTGGAAGAGGAAGAAGAAGTTTAGGAAGGCTTAG
- a CDS encoding reverse transcriptase/maturase family protein, protein MYNSQNIPDWLKSKGYLHITPSLKIGENWRSYKRQIENKEFVSKYAFYPLMHSFIKERKFKKHDSTKHISIGRSHKHTVEKTGHTEKSSKLRPLHYASHYDALVYGYYANLLNAKYEEKLLATEKLSDCVTAYRKIKTEEYSDKGKSTIHFAKEVFDEIKLRTEKNEKTAVLTFDIKGFFSSLDHKILKEKWAFIIDEEKLPNDHYNVFKSCTNFSYVLKDDLRKFNKKTGRKSQFDESRLAEIRRKRGFKCFFDSNEDFRKHIKAGRLRIYKNPFRNKEKQIVGIPQGLPISAVLANIYLFDFDKTIIENLVNIRNVYYRRYSDDIVIICKTDEIDEIKKYIESLIQESKVEISTAKTEVFIFEHLEFNKLKQKRLTSVKINGDGSRSINSPLIYLGFEFRGFNVHIKSTNLAKFYRRLISIVKRRARRTIKVNQKDPFQKKAIYLNQIKKLYNKPLREIDSESNELKQKFRKRSILELNEKGEYSFISKEIKSNTKNSNYMGYVKRCCDIFQSNHFEKQLRKRKHIVHTAIKRHLK, encoded by the coding sequence ATGTATAACTCTCAGAACATTCCAGATTGGTTAAAATCAAAAGGATATCTACATATAACACCAAGCTTAAAAATTGGTGAAAATTGGCGGTCATATAAAAGACAAATCGAAAATAAAGAATTTGTATCAAAATATGCATTTTATCCCCTAATGCATTCATTTATCAAAGAGAGGAAGTTTAAAAAGCACGATTCCACAAAACATATATCAATTGGACGTTCGCACAAACATACTGTAGAAAAAACCGGACACACAGAAAAGTCATCTAAGCTAAGACCATTACATTATGCTAGTCATTATGATGCCCTAGTATACGGTTATTATGCAAATTTATTAAATGCAAAATATGAAGAAAAACTTTTAGCTACTGAAAAATTATCTGATTGCGTTACTGCTTACAGGAAAATAAAAACCGAGGAATATTCTGATAAAGGGAAAAGTACAATACATTTTGCAAAAGAGGTTTTTGATGAAATTAAATTAAGAACTGAAAAAAATGAAAAAACTGCGGTTTTAACTTTCGATATTAAAGGTTTCTTTTCTTCATTGGATCATAAAATTTTAAAAGAAAAATGGGCTTTCATTATTGATGAAGAAAAACTTCCAAATGACCATTACAATGTTTTTAAATCCTGCACTAATTTCAGTTATGTTTTAAAAGACGATCTGAGAAAATTTAATAAAAAAACAGGAAGAAAATCTCAATTTGATGAAAGTAGATTAGCTGAGATTAGAAGGAAAAGAGGATTTAAATGTTTTTTCGATTCAAATGAAGATTTTCGAAAGCATATAAAAGCTGGTAGATTAAGGATTTACAAAAATCCTTTTAGAAATAAGGAGAAACAAATTGTTGGAATTCCTCAGGGATTGCCTATAAGTGCTGTATTAGCAAATATTTATTTGTTTGATTTTGATAAAACAATTATTGAAAATCTTGTTAATATTCGAAATGTTTATTACAGGAGATATTCAGATGACATTGTTATAATATGTAAAACAGATGAGATTGATGAGATTAAAAAATATATAGAAAGTTTAATTCAAGAAAGTAAAGTTGAAATAAGCACTGCTAAGACAGAAGTTTTTATATTTGAACACCTTGAATTTAATAAATTAAAACAAAAGAGATTAACGTCTGTAAAAATAAATGGAGACGGAAGTAGGTCGATCAATTCGCCATTAATCTATTTGGGCTTTGAATTTAGAGGATTTAACGTTCATATAAAATCAACCAATCTTGCCAAGTTTTATCGAAGATTAATTAGTATTGTAAAAAGAAGGGCGCGGAGAACTATTAAAGTAAATCAGAAAGATCCATTTCAAAAGAAAGCTATTTATTTAAATCAAATAAAAAAACTTTATAATAAACCTTTGCGAGAGATTGATTCGGAAAGTAACGAGCTAAAACAAAAATTTAGAAAAAGATCAATTTTAGAATTAAACGAAAAAGGAGAATATAGTTTTATTAGTAAAGAAATCAAGTCAAATACAAAAAATTCTAATTATATGGGTTACGTTAAAAGATGTTGTGACATATTTCAGTCGAATCATTTTGAAAAACAGTTGCGAAAAAGAAAACATATTGTACACACCGCAATAAAAAGGCATCTAAAATAA
- a CDS encoding peptidylprolyl isomerase: MINKLKITFLFGVFIMLFATNTMKAQLKQGELVDGIAAVIGDEIVLESDINEQINYAKQQGASSNVDKCDFLENLLNNKLLVYEAKKDTLIENRSAAIKDQANAKYQQMLSQFPDEKTMLAAYKFRNGYEMKNAIEKIDTDTYYGQAKYQRVTEKADVTPNEVTDFYNLYKSQLPEIKDEVSLAQIEMTPKLTEAHKQDLINRLKKIKADIQGGETFESQARIYSEDTGSASNGGLYKNINKGQMVKSFEATALNLQEGEIADPVESEFGYHLIQLIKKSGKQYDARHILLKATPTDEEIATAKKKLDSIRTMIIDGKITFKDAAFKFSDDKRTKFNGGVIPGSDGSNRLERESIPGTISYELAGLNKDDITTAFDDVDDRERKVVKIIKIEDVIPAHQIKLETDYDRIKQMALNKKKSEMVEKFVNSKLPTTFISIDKRYDTCQLKGNWSKDAIKK; this comes from the coding sequence ATGATAAATAAACTAAAAATCACTTTTCTTTTTGGAGTTTTCATCATGTTATTTGCTACAAATACCATGAAAGCTCAGCTAAAACAAGGAGAATTAGTGGATGGTATTGCTGCTGTAATTGGTGATGAAATTGTGTTGGAGTCTGATATCAATGAGCAGATCAACTACGCAAAACAACAAGGGGCTTCCAGTAATGTTGATAAGTGCGATTTCCTAGAAAATCTTCTGAACAATAAGCTTTTGGTATATGAAGCTAAAAAAGATACCTTAATTGAAAACCGTTCTGCAGCGATCAAAGATCAGGCGAATGCTAAGTATCAGCAGATGCTTTCTCAGTTTCCGGACGAGAAAACAATGTTGGCAGCGTATAAATTCAGAAATGGCTATGAAATGAAAAACGCCATTGAAAAAATTGATACGGATACTTATTACGGACAGGCAAAATACCAGAGAGTAACTGAAAAAGCTGATGTTACACCAAATGAAGTAACAGATTTCTATAACTTATACAAAAGCCAGCTTCCTGAGATCAAAGATGAGGTTTCTTTAGCGCAGATTGAAATGACTCCAAAGCTTACAGAAGCTCACAAACAGGATCTTATCAATAGATTAAAGAAAATAAAAGCAGACATTCAGGGGGGAGAAACTTTTGAAAGTCAGGCAAGAATTTATTCTGAAGATACAGGATCTGCCTCTAACGGTGGTTTATATAAAAACATCAATAAAGGACAGATGGTAAAGTCTTTCGAGGCTACTGCCCTGAACCTTCAGGAAGGTGAAATAGCTGATCCTGTGGAATCTGAATTCGGTTATCACTTGATTCAGCTGATCAAAAAATCAGGAAAGCAGTATGATGCAAGACACATTCTTTTGAAGGCTACGCCTACAGACGAGGAAATTGCAACGGCTAAAAAGAAACTGGACAGTATCAGAACGATGATTATTGACGGAAAGATTACCTTTAAAGATGCTGCATTCAAATTTTCTGATGATAAAAGAACGAAGTTCAACGGAGGTGTAATTCCTGGATCCGATGGTTCAAACAGACTGGAGAGAGAAAGTATCCCAGGTACAATCAGCTACGAATTAGCAGGTCTTAATAAAGATGATATCACTACAGCTTTTGATGATGTTGATGACAGAGAAAGAAAAGTGGTAAAGATCATCAAAATTGAAGATGTAATCCCGGCGCACCAGATTAAGCTTGAAACTGACTACGACAGAATAAAGCAAATGGCACTCAATAAGAAGAAAAGCGAAATGGTTGAAAAGTTTGTGAATTCAAAATTACCAACCACCTTCATTTCCATCGACAAGCGTTACGACACCTGTCAGCTGAAAGGCAACTGGAGTAAAGATGCCATCAAAAAATAA
- a CDS encoding PfkB family carbohydrate kinase encodes MKLLVVGSVAFDAIETPFGKTDKILGGAATYIGITSSILGVKSGIVSVVGGDFPQEHLDMFTNRDINIEGLEIVKEGKTFFWAGKYHNDLNTRDTLATEVNVLENFDPKIPDSMQDAEILLLGNLHPGVQLSVLEKMNTRPKLVILDTMNFWMDSALDILMDMIAKTDVITINDEEARQLSGEYSLVKAAKKIHTMGPKYVIIKKGEHGALLFHDSKVFAIPALPLEDVFDPTGAGDTFAGGFAAYLAKKDKIDFETMKSALIVGSAMASFTVEKFGTERIQEVNEADMFSRLRQFKELTTFDVELQ; translated from the coding sequence ATGAAACTTTTAGTTGTAGGAAGTGTTGCATTTGATGCAATCGAAACGCCATTTGGGAAAACAGATAAAATTTTAGGAGGTGCTGCTACTTATATCGGTATTACTTCGTCTATTTTGGGAGTAAAATCAGGAATCGTTTCTGTAGTAGGAGGAGATTTCCCACAAGAACATCTGGATATGTTTACCAATAGAGATATAAACATTGAAGGTCTTGAGATCGTAAAAGAAGGAAAAACTTTCTTCTGGGCAGGAAAATACCACAACGATTTGAACACCAGAGATACGTTGGCTACTGAAGTAAACGTTTTAGAGAACTTCGACCCGAAAATTCCAGATTCTATGCAGGATGCTGAGATCTTATTGTTAGGAAACCTTCACCCGGGAGTACAACTTTCAGTTCTTGAAAAAATGAATACGCGTCCGAAATTGGTGATTCTTGATACCATGAATTTCTGGATGGATTCTGCTTTGGATATTTTAATGGATATGATTGCTAAAACAGATGTTATTACAATCAACGATGAAGAAGCAAGACAACTTTCAGGAGAGTATTCTTTGGTAAAAGCAGCGAAGAAAATCCACACGATGGGACCAAAATATGTGATCATTAAAAAAGGAGAGCACGGAGCTTTACTTTTCCATGATAGCAAAGTATTTGCAATTCCTGCGTTACCGTTAGAAGATGTATTTGATCCAACAGGTGCGGGAGATACTTTTGCAGGAGGTTTTGCAGCATATTTGGCTAAAAAAGATAAAATCGACTTTGAAACGATGAAATCAGCTTTGATCGTAGGATCTGCAATGGCTTCTTTCACGGTAGAAAAATTCGGGACAGAAAGAATTCAGGAAGTAAACGAGGCAGATATGTTCAGCAGATTGAGACAATTTAAAGAATTAACAACTTTTGATGTTGAACTTCAGTAA
- the gldD gene encoding gliding motility lipoprotein GldD, whose product MIKKVIFIFVSLLLLSCGKDPIPKPYGELRLEYPAPKYQKFENNCAYTFEYSDFAKITDAKKPCWYYMNYPKMKAKVFVTYYPIQNDFDSHIKEAEKMVYEHTIKASAIDTKSFEYPEKKVYGNFYELKGQTASNLQFYITDSTKHFVTAYLYFNTRPKPDSLAPAVDYIKKDMKHLLDTFEWKK is encoded by the coding sequence ATGATTAAAAAAGTCATTTTTATTTTCGTGTCGTTACTGCTGCTGTCTTGTGGAAAAGATCCTATTCCCAAGCCATACGGAGAACTTCGTCTGGAATATCCGGCTCCGAAATATCAGAAATTTGAAAACAATTGTGCTTATACTTTTGAATATTCGGATTTTGCCAAAATCACGGATGCTAAAAAACCTTGCTGGTATTACATGAACTATCCTAAAATGAAGGCTAAAGTTTTCGTAACCTACTATCCGATACAAAATGATTTTGACTCACATATTAAAGAAGCTGAAAAAATGGTGTACGAACATACCATTAAAGCCAGTGCAATCGATACGAAATCTTTCGAATATCCTGAAAAAAAGGTCTACGGAAATTTCTATGAACTGAAAGGGCAAACGGCTTCCAATCTTCAATTTTACATTACAGACAGTACGAAGCATTTCGTGACTGCCTATTTATACTTTAACACGAGACCGAAACCGGATTCTCTTGCTCCCGCGGTAGATTATATCAAAAAAGATATGAAACACCTGCTGGACACTTTTGAATGGAAAAAATAA
- the mutY gene encoding A/G-specific adenine glycosylase translates to MEKIENADFRHIGNQLLIWYKKNARDLPFRQTKDPYKIWICEIVFQQTRIQQGLNHYNNFIKRFPDAKTLAEADENEVLLYWKGLGYYSRAINVHKAALQIMNDFGGVFPNEYDEILKLKGVGKYTAAAVSSICFDGKIPAVDGNFYRVLSRLFADDFDISNSRAFNYFSELAHLILPENVGDFNQAMMDLGSEVCKPKNPLCGECPLDNDCLAFSLNKISEFPVKKKKVKAEDLDLKYYFVHRNGEFLIQQRKDDFIWKKLFEFPPTISDDLIPFIKSVKAVNHKLTHKNLSIEIFNVEVDSEEAWTKFVAENEYMTTDIELSHQMSFPKPLENYIQSYDKAYRIL, encoded by the coding sequence TTGGAAAAGATAGAAAACGCAGACTTTAGACATATCGGAAATCAGCTTCTGATATGGTACAAAAAAAATGCCCGTGATTTACCGTTCAGACAAACCAAAGATCCTTATAAAATCTGGATTTGTGAGATTGTTTTTCAGCAAACGAGAATCCAACAAGGGCTGAATCATTATAATAATTTCATCAAAAGATTTCCGGACGCAAAAACATTGGCGGAGGCCGATGAAAATGAGGTTTTATTATATTGGAAAGGGTTGGGATATTATTCAAGAGCGATTAATGTTCATAAAGCAGCTCTGCAGATTATGAACGATTTTGGAGGAGTATTTCCTAATGAATATGATGAAATTTTAAAACTGAAAGGAGTCGGGAAATATACAGCTGCTGCGGTTTCCAGTATTTGTTTTGATGGCAAGATTCCTGCGGTCGACGGTAATTTTTATCGTGTATTGAGCCGATTGTTTGCTGATGATTTCGATATTTCAAATTCAAGAGCGTTCAATTATTTTTCTGAACTGGCCCATTTAATTTTACCTGAAAATGTTGGCGATTTTAATCAGGCAATGATGGATTTAGGTTCGGAAGTCTGTAAGCCTAAAAATCCTCTTTGCGGAGAATGCCCTTTAGATAATGATTGTTTAGCTTTTTCATTAAATAAAATCTCAGAATTTCCTGTTAAGAAGAAAAAAGTAAAAGCGGAAGATTTAGATCTCAAATATTATTTCGTTCATAGAAACGGAGAATTTTTAATTCAGCAGAGAAAAGATGATTTTATCTGGAAGAAATTATTTGAATTTCCACCGACGATTTCTGATGATTTAATTCCATTTATTAAAAGCGTAAAAGCAGTTAATCATAAGCTGACCCATAAAAATTTAAGCATAGAAATTTTTAATGTTGAGGTAGATTCAGAAGAAGCCTGGACTAAATTTGTCGCCGAAAATGAATATATGACAACAGATATTGAGCTTTCTCACCAAATGTCTTTCCCAAAACCGTTGGAAAATTATATTCAGAGTTATGATAAGGCGTATAGAATTTTGTAA
- a CDS encoding DUF5458 family protein — protein MDSKLQAAENQQQGQQQQHAGQPKGNPLAELSKIGGFGFIESVVDGIANMNPTRKARKEIFLNDNNKSDERKELLQKINLWVDLLEKNESADKMADTCKSKAQAADQNLKSNLKNTLDAVRLLETNYRTVAQFYKNTELDKVDNVSIVNASLDQVSDLDNPMYIDAIAEEFKNYYDRLDLRDNYSILAIPGYLGSNKVIEKWAKICNENKVMMVTDFANLDKPDDVVDLFHSANLTGGELHRSNVIMTCNWLVGRGKAEEVGEEENVELPPSTSLAGKIHKTLMSQVAAGKKHGNINEVDAVKFELKKSEISQLEKMGLVPMVNEYGKIMAFSAKTLFTGDNIGLQTYSVVRVFDYVTKVLLDFLNRRAFENWNARNEDDLRRQIVTFLDGIKGADKLIEKFKIVRFEQDKVNKDRVWLDIRLTPYFPTKSFVIKLDGHKGDDGNEWDAEYLQD, from the coding sequence ATGGATAGTAAATTACAGGCAGCTGAGAACCAACAACAAGGACAACAGCAGCAACACGCAGGTCAACCGAAAGGTAATCCGCTTGCCGAGCTTAGTAAAATAGGAGGTTTTGGCTTTATAGAATCCGTTGTAGACGGTATCGCCAATATGAATCCTACAAGAAAGGCCAGGAAAGAAATTTTCCTTAACGACAATAATAAATCAGACGAAAGAAAAGAATTACTTCAGAAAATTAACCTTTGGGTAGATCTGTTGGAAAAAAATGAAAGCGCTGATAAAATGGCAGATACGTGCAAATCTAAAGCACAGGCCGCCGATCAGAATCTTAAATCAAACCTTAAAAATACGTTGGATGCTGTACGTTTGTTGGAAACAAACTACAGAACGGTAGCGCAATTCTACAAAAATACTGAGCTTGACAAAGTAGATAATGTGAGCATCGTTAATGCAAGTCTGGATCAGGTTTCAGATCTGGACAATCCTATGTATATCGATGCAATTGCTGAGGAATTCAAAAATTATTACGACCGTTTAGATCTTAGAGATAACTATTCAATCCTTGCGATTCCTGGATATTTAGGATCTAATAAAGTGATTGAAAAATGGGCGAAGATCTGCAACGAAAACAAGGTCATGATGGTTACGGATTTTGCTAATTTGGATAAACCGGATGACGTGGTAGATTTATTCCATTCTGCGAATCTTACCGGTGGAGAATTGCACAGAAGTAACGTAATTATGACGTGTAACTGGCTGGTAGGTCGTGGAAAGGCTGAAGAAGTAGGTGAGGAGGAAAATGTAGAGCTTCCGCCTTCAACTTCATTGGCAGGAAAGATCCATAAAACATTGATGTCTCAGGTGGCGGCAGGTAAAAAGCATGGTAATATCAACGAAGTGGATGCCGTGAAATTTGAATTAAAGAAAAGTGAGATTTCTCAGTTGGAAAAAATGGGATTGGTTCCTATGGTCAACGAATATGGAAAAATCATGGCTTTCTCTGCAAAAACATTGTTTACGGGAGACAATATCGGGCTTCAGACCTATTCTGTGGTTCGTGTGTTCGATTACGTAACCAAAGTTTTGCTTGATTTCCTGAACAGAAGAGCTTTCGAAAACTGGAATGCAAGAAACGAAGACGATTTGAGAAGACAGATTGTTACTTTCTTAGACGGTATCAAAGGTGCTGATAAACTGATCGAAAAGTTCAAAATTGTTCGTTTCGAGCAGGATAAAGTGAACAAAGACAGAGTTTGGCTGGATATTCGTTTAACGCCTTATTTCCCTACAAAAAGTTTTGTTATTAAACTGGACGGACATAAAGGAGACGATGGCAACGAATGGGATGCTGAATATCTTCAGGATTAA